CGAATCGATTATGTTGTCGACTTTTTACATCGTATTACAGGTAGCCCGCATCAAATCAACGAGGCTGTTTATCATTCCGAAATGAAAACAACTCATCGGAACCGCGCGATTGCCTATTATTTAAAGGCAAATGATTATTTGTTAGGTGATGTTGAAGAAGCGGTAGAAACATATATCCATTTATGCTCGCATGAAGTTTCTACTAAGAATCTTGCAAAAATAGGGCTAATGCTTGCAGGAAATGGCCTATACCCTTTAACAAATGAAAAGTTTATAACAGATAAAACTGCAAAAGTTACGAAAGCTTTAATGACCACTTGCGGCCTTTATAATGCTTCAGGAAAGTACGCTGCTTCGATTGGTATTCCAATGAAAAGCGGTGTATCGGGCGGTGTTTTATGTACAGTATCCAACGGTATGATTGAACAGCTTGAAGGGGAAATCGGGATTGGTGTTTATAGTCCTGGAATCGATCATATAGGGAATAGTGTTGCGGGGATGAAATTTCTTGAAAAACTTTCACTGAAGTATGATTTAAGTATTTTTAAATGATTGTGTGTTGGATTGGGGGGGAACGTAGCGCTAATTAATTGGAACTAATATTTGCGTACAAATCTTAAAGTTGAGGGTAAGGTAGGAAGTTGTCCCAAAAGAAAAAAATCGGTACCGGGTGCAAAAACGATTCTGAATTATTTGTGCGCCCGGCACATTATATGACACGTATTTCTAGGGAAAGCTAACAATTAAGCGATTCCTTGAAATGAAGTCTCTTAACAAGCGATTTTTCGGATTCTTGTAATGTTAGAGACTTATAATATTAAAACGCTACTAACTGTGTAAGTGCAGCTAGGAGCATTTTTTTTGTGATTATATTTGTGAGATATGTTTAATTGGTTAAATTCCCATATTCATTATATTGCTAGTTTGGGTAGAAATAACAGTAGCTTTAATATGTTGTTGAAGTGTAATCACCAATTTCACATTCTAGAGCTTTACACAATGCGCCTAGCGTTTGGCGTTGGAACCGTAGTCAAAACCGTATTCACTAGAAATTTATGTGTTTTCGAATTAATGAATAAATGACTATCTAGTCAGTCCGTCATAGTGGTTTTTTTACTATTATTTTACGCCTGGCACCCAACCGACATTACGTTTCATTCTAATCATTAGCGGCTCTGGAATAATATTATCACGACTCATATCCATTGCAGTAATAACTGGTTCACCAGCTGCTACTTTTTCTACCCAGTGTGGCTCAATTAATAGCTCACGACCAAGTGCAAGTAAATTAGCACCTGTTGCAATCGCTTCTTTCGCATCTTCTGGTGAAAAAATCGAACCAACGCCGATAAGCGGTACACGACCCTTAATGACGCGTTTTAAAATTTTAATACGGTTTTCTTTTTCACCGCTATAACGACGCGCTTCTGCACGGAAATCACCTAATGATAAGTTGTCATTTTGTTCACTCCCTCTAAAAT
The sequence above is a segment of the Solibacillus sp. FSL H8-0523 genome. Coding sequences within it:
- the glsA gene encoding glutaminase A; translation: MDKEPTGDQFNSIIRLESTAQGKPFNPMINAGAITIASMLPGKSVKDRIDYVVDFLHRITGSPHQINEAVYHSEMKTTHRNRAIAYYLKANDYLLGDVEEAVETYIHLCSHEVSTKNLAKIGLMLAGNGLYPLTNEKFITDKTAKVTKALMTTCGLYNASGKYAASIGIPMKSGVSGGVLCTVSNGMIEQLEGEIGIGVYSPGIDHIGNSVAGMKFLEKLSLKYDLSIFK